The following coding sequences lie in one Bacillota bacterium genomic window:
- a CDS encoding ABC transporter permease, which translates to MLREFGLVFYRDLQGLLKWPLRLTVLVGPILSFLLFAPALGRAVGSIRVGTVEMNYAAFVVPGLLVTNSMTLAQQACLSVWMDKITGQLEVLFALPLRRATLLASGAAKAVFDVILVNSALMLISVPVLAGQVSWSLRAVLQVWGVSALSATAWALFAIGASAIIERSESFNLFMNLLMTPLMFTSSAYYPLAAIPDWIRPLAYVNPLTYAVNLLRGLFSGARGWLGVDLAVLLIFLALSAALAAILYPRSIK; encoded by the coding sequence GTGCTTAGGGAGTTCGGGCTCGTCTTTTACCGCGACCTGCAGGGCCTGCTGAAATGGCCCCTGCGGCTCACCGTCCTGGTGGGACCGATCCTGTCCTTCCTGCTGTTCGCCCCCGCCCTGGGCCGGGCGGTGGGGAGCATCCGGGTGGGGACTGTGGAGATGAACTATGCCGCTTTTGTCGTACCGGGCCTGCTGGTGACCAACTCCATGACTCTGGCCCAGCAGGCCTGCTTGTCGGTATGGATGGACAAGATCACCGGTCAGCTTGAGGTGCTGTTTGCCCTGCCTCTCCGCCGGGCTACCCTGCTCGCCTCGGGTGCGGCGAAGGCCGTCTTCGACGTGATCCTGGTGAACTCCGCCCTCATGCTCATATCCGTCCCGGTGCTGGCCGGCCAGGTGAGTTGGTCCCTGCGCGCGGTCCTGCAGGTATGGGGGGTGTCAGCACTCTCCGCCACGGCCTGGGCCCTGTTTGCCATCGGCGCCTCAGCCATTATCGAGCGCAGCGAGTCCTTCAACCTCTTCATGAACCTGCTCATGACCCCCCTGATGTTCACCTCCAGCGCCTACTACCCCCTGGCGGCTATCCCCGACTGGATACGCCCCCTGGCCTACGTGAACCCCCTGACTTACGCCGTCAACCTGCTCCGCGGCCTGTTCAGCGGTGCCCGCGGCTGGCTGGGCGTCGACCTCGCCGTGCTGCTCATCTTCCTGGCCCTGTCGGCTGCCTTGGCCGCTATCCTGTACCCCCGCTCCATCAAGTAA
- a CDS encoding ABC transporter ATP-binding protein: MAIVEGERLGKRYRMTWAVRELDLAVEEGCIFALLGPNGAGKTTTVRMLTTAIPPCTGTARVCGYDIRTESFQVRRHIALVPQGGGLTHQFNVFDNIWLYLVLRGLSPWKAKRLAREALERFDLAAHARKRPSELSGGLRRRVDVGRVLALPARVVFLDEPTTGLDPVARRAVWSSIREARERGSTVFLTTQDMDEVQELADEVCFLQEGRVVWRGSKSALLDELGQTSATLVVEGSGQGPAGGVPGLVQKVRMLDGVLRVEAVAHEPLTLRLQLQGNGACLPQVISLLYGWGHRLAGLQVGAPTVEEVYLQLFGRRDTRA; encoded by the coding sequence GTGGCGATCGTGGAGGGGGAGCGCCTGGGCAAGCGGTACCGGATGACCTGGGCGGTGAGGGAACTCGATCTGGCGGTGGAGGAGGGGTGCATATTCGCGCTCCTGGGCCCGAACGGTGCGGGCAAGACCACCACGGTGAGGATGCTCACCACGGCCATCCCGCCCTGCACCGGGACCGCCAGGGTCTGCGGGTACGACATACGCACCGAGTCATTCCAGGTGAGACGTCACATTGCCCTGGTTCCCCAGGGGGGAGGGCTTACCCACCAGTTCAACGTGTTCGATAATATCTGGCTCTACCTGGTATTGCGGGGCCTCTCACCGTGGAAGGCCAAACGCCTGGCGCGCGAAGCCCTGGAACGGTTCGACCTGGCCGCCCACGCCCGCAAGAGGCCGTCGGAGCTATCGGGTGGTTTGCGGCGTCGGGTGGACGTGGGCCGGGTGCTTGCCCTCCCGGCAAGGGTGGTCTTTCTGGACGAACCCACCACCGGGCTGGATCCTGTGGCGCGGCGGGCGGTGTGGAGCAGCATACGGGAGGCCCGGGAACGGGGGTCCACGGTGTTCCTCACCACCCAGGACATGGACGAGGTGCAGGAGCTGGCTGACGAGGTCTGCTTCCTCCAGGAAGGCAGGGTGGTCTGGCGGGGCTCCAAGAGCGCCCTGCTCGACGAGTTGGGGCAGACCAGTGCCACCCTGGTCGTGGAAGGCTCGGGACAGGGACCCGCCGGGGGTGTCCCCGGGCTGGTGCAAAAGGTGAGGATGCTGGACGGCGTCCTGCGGGTGGAAGCTGTGGCGCACGAACCGCTGACCCTGCGCCTGCAACTGCAGGGAAACGGCGCCTGCCTGCCCCAGGTGATCTCACTCCTGTACGGGTGGGGCCACCGGCTGGCCGGGCTCCAGGTGGGGGCTCCCACCGTGGAGGAGGTCTACCTGCAACTCTTCGGAAGGAGGGACACCCGTGCTTAG
- a CDS encoding HAD family hydrolase translates to MNAVVFDLFHTLVDPEQFRPPGFVRSHAVADLLGFPRAEFTHYWALTRHQRNTDSSLSVRTLIREYALSRGLPASEQALQEAEECLGRYQDRAILEPDPGVLDALRNLRGRGMRIAVLSNVDAREIAAWPRSPLRPLVDRTCFSCFTGVEKPDPRAFAMCLEALGVAAADAAFVGDGGDGELVGAKRAGFGCVVFLRRWVAVNGLRSPEELAAFARQADCCVDDFPALVDLLLSSSRG, encoded by the coding sequence ATGAACGCGGTGGTATTCGACCTGTTTCACACCCTGGTGGATCCCGAACAGTTTCGTCCTCCAGGCTTCGTGCGGTCACACGCCGTCGCCGACCTGCTGGGGTTTCCCCGGGCCGAGTTTACGCACTACTGGGCCCTGACCAGGCACCAGCGCAACACCGATTCGTCTCTCTCCGTGCGGACGCTCATCCGGGAATACGCCCTGTCCAGGGGCCTGCCCGCGTCCGAGCAGGCTCTGCAGGAAGCGGAGGAGTGCCTGGGCAGGTACCAGGATAGGGCCATCCTGGAACCCGACCCTGGGGTACTCGATGCCCTGCGGAACCTCAGGGGCCGGGGGATGCGCATCGCCGTGCTGAGCAACGTGGACGCACGTGAAATCGCGGCGTGGCCGCGCTCGCCCCTCCGCCCGCTGGTGGACCGGACCTGCTTCTCCTGCTTCACCGGGGTGGAGAAGCCCGACCCGCGGGCGTTCGCCATGTGCCTGGAGGCTCTCGGTGTGGCAGCGGCGGATGCGGCCTTCGTCGGGGACGGGGGCGACGGCGAACTGGTGGGGGCGAAGCGGGCCGGTTTCGGGTGCGTCGTCTTCCTGCGCCGCTGGGTAGCAGTGAACGGGTTACGTTCCCCGGAGGAACTCGCTGCCTTCGCCCGGCAGGCAGACTGTTGCGTGGACGATTTCCCCGCGCTGGTGGATCTCCTGCTGTCTAGTTCCCGCGGCTGA
- a CDS encoding methyltransferase domain-containing protein produces MRTPRDYWDESVRRAAHASGSARPSVFEGPRQACRTFLAMLPEGGRVLDFGCGLGRNALALARLGYRVAVADISAEAVRLCEERASREGLSLERCSYEWGNIDAETESFDGVLAWSVLDHMTLFEARLVVREFARITRPGGVLLCSFDGEEEDQGAPPHEVLADGTIRYTGGEWEGMLFRVYQNDEIAALVEGAWQILDFAGSDRAEQRIILCRKRG; encoded by the coding sequence TTGAGGACACCAAGGGACTATTGGGACGAGTCTGTGCGCAGGGCGGCACACGCCAGCGGATCGGCCCGACCGTCGGTGTTCGAAGGGCCCCGGCAGGCCTGCCGCACTTTCCTGGCCATGCTGCCGGAAGGAGGGCGGGTCCTGGATTTCGGCTGCGGCTTGGGTCGCAACGCTCTTGCCCTCGCCAGGCTCGGTTATCGCGTGGCGGTGGCGGATATCTCGGCAGAAGCCGTCCGCCTTTGCGAGGAGAGGGCTTCGCGGGAAGGTCTCAGTCTGGAGAGATGCAGCTACGAGTGGGGCAATATCGATGCGGAAACAGAGTCGTTCGACGGTGTACTGGCCTGGAGCGTACTCGATCACATGACGCTCTTCGAGGCAAGGCTGGTGGTGAGGGAATTCGCGCGCATCACGAGGCCGGGCGGTGTCCTGCTCTGTTCGTTTGATGGGGAGGAGGAGGACCAGGGGGCCCCGCCCCACGAGGTCCTGGCCGACGGCACCATCCGCTACACGGGCGGGGAGTGGGAAGGGATGCTGTTCCGGGTCTACCAGAACGATGAGATCGCTGCCCTGGTTGAGGGGGCGTGGCAGATCCTGGACTTCGCGGGTTCGGATCGTGCTGAGCAGAGGATCATCCTGTGCAGGAAGCGCGGATAG
- a CDS encoding patatin-like phospholipase family protein, with translation MAKRWGLALGAGGLYGLAYVGMFKALADAGLRPDLVSGTSAGAIAAGLYAAGVALGDIERELRRMAVPSRLVVKGIPAIARGLSTRAGMVDGDVIERELDRLLGGRSLSDVDPPVVIEAVDIETGELVIMSTLENPGVLPLARTCWLTDVRVSEAIRASISIPGVFVPKRLDGRKLVDGAVRDMVPTAVLRALGAEFVVAVDLLSGQEEPVEVDNAVEIIARAIGLLEREAIRARLASLADVVIAPVLPPPSASMARNIERYSSAGEEETRRYIPQILRLLAGPTSA, from the coding sequence GTGGCTAAGAGGTGGGGACTAGCATTGGGGGCCGGCGGATTGTACGGCCTGGCCTACGTGGGCATGTTCAAAGCGCTGGCCGATGCTGGGCTGCGGCCTGACCTGGTCTCGGGAACCAGCGCCGGAGCAATTGCTGCGGGGCTGTATGCAGCTGGAGTGGCCCTGGGCGACATTGAGCGCGAGTTAAGACGGATGGCGGTGCCATCGAGGTTGGTGGTGAAGGGAATTCCGGCTATCGCCAGGGGTCTTAGCACACGGGCGGGAATGGTCGACGGCGACGTCATCGAGAGGGAACTTGACCGTCTCCTTGGAGGGCGTAGCCTGTCGGACGTGGATCCGCCGGTGGTTATTGAGGCGGTGGACATCGAGACCGGGGAACTGGTGATCATGTCGACGCTGGAAAACCCTGGCGTCCTGCCCTTGGCACGCACCTGCTGGCTTACGGACGTTCGGGTGTCCGAAGCAATCCGGGCGAGCATCTCAATACCGGGCGTGTTTGTGCCAAAGCGGCTCGATGGTCGAAAGCTGGTGGATGGCGCCGTGCGTGACATGGTTCCCACCGCGGTCCTGAGGGCTTTGGGGGCAGAGTTCGTGGTAGCGGTCGACCTTCTATCAGGGCAGGAAGAACCGGTTGAAGTGGACAACGCGGTGGAAATAATCGCACGCGCCATAGGTTTGCTCGAGCGGGAGGCAATCCGCGCACGGCTGGCCTCTCTCGCGGACGTGGTCATCGCGCCAGTGTTGCCGCCCCCGTCCGCGTCGATGGCCAGAAATATCGAACGATATAGCTCCGCGGGGGAAGAGGAGACACGCAGGTACATCCCCCAGATTCTCCGGCTCCTGGCCGGACCCACTTCCGCTTGA
- a CDS encoding ABC transporter permease has translation MRTGAWLGWQIGSNWTDPFLFAVYSIFRPVAQGLILVFMYLVISRDALSSPMFAHVYLGNAFFVFVGQVMMGVSWCIWEDREFFRTFRYIYILPGRLQWYVVGRAAAGAAIGGLSVIILLAFGRLFLGIPLYASRVNWAYFLPVFVLGILTCAALGMALAGVYLVSARHGGVYSEALAGMFYVLAGVVYPVDILPGWVQPLSQVLPLTWWIEGLRRACLGRGMTTGALAWASDGVILAILLGTALVLALVCLAVFVGCERLARQRGLLDMVTSH, from the coding sequence GGCAGATCGGCTCCAACTGGACGGATCCCTTCCTGTTTGCGGTCTATTCCATCTTCCGGCCCGTAGCCCAGGGGCTCATCCTGGTCTTCATGTACCTGGTCATCTCCCGGGATGCCCTTTCCTCGCCCATGTTCGCCCACGTGTACCTCGGCAATGCCTTCTTCGTCTTCGTGGGGCAGGTCATGATGGGGGTGAGTTGGTGTATCTGGGAGGACCGTGAGTTTTTCCGCACCTTCCGGTACATCTACATCCTCCCCGGACGGCTGCAGTGGTATGTAGTGGGGCGAGCGGCTGCTGGCGCGGCCATCGGGGGCCTTTCGGTAATCATTCTGCTCGCGTTTGGCCGCCTGTTCCTGGGGATACCCCTGTACGCGTCGCGGGTGAACTGGGCGTACTTCCTTCCCGTCTTCGTACTCGGAATCCTCACCTGCGCCGCCCTGGGGATGGCCCTGGCTGGCGTGTACCTGGTGAGCGCCCGGCATGGTGGTGTGTATTCGGAAGCGCTGGCCGGAATGTTCTACGTCCTGGCGGGAGTGGTTTATCCGGTCGACATCCTCCCGGGATGGGTGCAACCTCTATCCCAGGTTCTACCCCTCACCTGGTGGATCGAGGGACTGCGGCGAGCCTGCCTGGGTCGCGGCATGACCACCGGGGCCCTGGCCTGGGCCTCCGACGGCGTGATCCTGGCGATACTGCTGGGGACAGCCCTGGTTCTGGCGCTGGTGTGCCTGGCGGTCTTCGTGGGCTGCGAGCGGCTGGCGAGGCAGCGCGGGCTCCTGGACATGGTCACCTCCCACTGA